In Octopus bimaculoides isolate UCB-OBI-ISO-001 chromosome 26, ASM119413v2, whole genome shotgun sequence, the DNA window ATTTgagaagacaaacaaacaagagaCTATGGccaaaggaggaggagaagaagaagaagaagaagaagaagaagaagaagagaggaggaaaggatgaagggaggaaggggagggagGGGNNNNNNNNNNACTATGGccaaaggaggaggagaagaagaagaagaagaagaagaagaagaagaagagaggaggaaaggatgaagggaggaaggggagggaggggaaggggagggggaaggggagaAAGGCAAAGATATGGAAGGGGAAGAAGGGATgaaaatgaagaggaggaggaagtagaagaaggcagagaagaggaagagggaggaggaaggcaaagaggaggaagatgaagaggaaggCGAAGGAGACAAAGAGGAAGTGAAGGGGAGGAAAATGAAGAGGAAgtagaggaggagaggaggaggaaaagtagaggaagagggggaagaaaaggaggaggtaaacaagaagaggaaaaagaaaggtaATCGCAACCAAAATAGATGCTGAGTTGTTTTCGAAGCAACAACCCCCCCAAAACGTTTTCTGGAGCTGTGAGGTTATGGAGTGGGTGAAAGAACTTACCTGAAATAGGAGGTCTTGGTGGTGGAGGCATTGGGGGAACTTGTGAGTTTTGCTGTTCagatggaggtggaggtggtctcgtaagaggtggtggtggagggtatGATGGTGGTTGACCTGCAAGAAAAAGACAATATGGCAATTAGGGTTCAAaatcaacagacagacagacatcaggGTTGGTGGTAGATTCCTAGTAAAAGATCCCCAGTCAGCTGTGGGATCTTTTTGGGGTGAGATGTGGTCTacgatgatgtttgtgtgtgtaacagcagcagcactgtcCCTGATGTGGGAGCAGTACTGTAATGGAATCTggaatgtctgtgtatacaaCACCAGCACCCACCTAGATGTTGGGGAAATAACAACACTCCCCTGTGACCACCACCAATGTAGATGGGCTGGCCACATTGCACGTATGAAGGACAACAGATGGACAATCAGGGTGACAGAATGAACACCAAGACAACGGACAAAAATGAAAGGCCGACCAAAGACAAGATGATCTCACCCGCTACCAGGGGCCTACATGTCCATGGCTGGCCAGAGACAGACAGCAGTGGAAGGAGTCCGGAGAGGGGTTTCTCCTTCAGGAGTGATAAAACCCTGGATATGGAAATGGTGAACAGCACCTAAGCTTTGAAGGGATTCAGCAAACTCTTGGGAGCTAAAGAATTTTCAAACCCTGAAGAGAAAGGCCATCTTTTGTGACACAGTTTCAGCTATGCTAAAGATGTGCATTCTTACAAGAGACATCCTCAGTAATGGTGAAGTCTGGCATTAGTGGCAGACTTAACAGGGTCTAGTTGAGCGTCGATCATGTTAGGAAGGGGGAAATGAAATTTCCTTGATCTGTGTCATTGAGCTGTAGGAGACAAAATTGGAACAATCCCTCTTAAAAGATGGTCTCCAGATCTGTATTCATGGAACCAGGGCAGATTTGGCATGAAGTGTGTAGGATGCAATACTTGACACTTGGGTGTACAAGgttaaaagaagaataaaggcagtgagctggcagaatcattagcgcgccaggcaaaatgcttagcagcatttcgtctggtgttacgttcagagttcaaattccgccgaggtctactttgcctttcatcctttcggcgttgataaattaagtaccaggaacgcactggggtcgatgtaatcgacttaattcctttgtctgtccttgttggtcccctctgtgtttagccccttgtgggcaataaagaaataagaacaaaggttgatacatatatgtatgtgtgtgtgcatacgtgtgtgtgtgtatacacatgtgtatgtgtgtgtatgcaagcacacatgcagGGAATACACATTCACTCTGACTGTGATGAACTTACCTGGAGGAGGTGCTCCACTTGGTGGTGGAAATGAAGGCATTCCAGGAGGCATAGGAGGTGGTGGCATGCTTCCTGCAACAGGTGGCGGCACAGgtaatgatgaaggtggtggcaCAGGTGGAGGAGGGCCGGTTGCTGTTGAGACAATTGTTCCATTGGGCATTCCTGAAAAGTAACAGAACCAGAAGCACAATTGAAATGCACTGCACacttataaaacacacacacacacacacacacacaaatatgtaaaaacaaatcgTATATtagcatcatgatcatcatcattttccatgcttgcgtaggtcagacagaattctttgaggcaaattttctgactggatacccttcctgttgctaacctttacctgcttccaagcaaggtaatatttctcttagACTGGGCATATTTTCCACAGAAGACCAAAAGAAAATGTTgcctgtatgatggtgatgcttgtttatgtCCAGCATTGAAAATCCGCTTCCCTGCCACTGATGAGCGTTCACCTGCTGACCAGAACCAACTTTCATGGCCCTGAACCTAAAGACACTGTTGACCATGAAAACATTGCTAACCTTAGATTACCTGAGGTAATCTAAGCCACAGGTGCCCTGTACAAGCCACTATAGGTATTACTTTTCGCTTAGAACTTTCACTTGCCTATTTTTGCTAGCAGAGTAAACTGCAGTAActtgaaatgaagggttttgctcaagaacacaatccaccacccggtccaggaattgaaactacaatctcatGACCACGAgtccatgagtccaacaccctaaccacaaagaaaCGTATCTCTACAgaagtattaatactattatattatttcttgtatAAGTTTTATGCTGTTTCCTGTTTTAACTTTGGTTCTACCTTTGATTTCATAGcaatgtgtatgttatatgcatatgGTTACacagtgaaggtgcatagctcagtggttagagcatcaggctcacaatcatgaggtagtgagttcgattcccggacagggctatgtcttgtgttcttgagcaagacactttatttcacgttgctccagttcactgagctgtagaaatgatttgtgacgtcactggtgccaagctgtatcggcccctttgcctttccctcggataacactggtggcgtggagaagggaggctagtatgcatggccgactgttggtcttccataaacaaccttccccgaacttgtgcctcggagagtagctttctaggtgcaatcccatggtcagtcatgaccgaagggggtctttatggTTACATAGGGTAATATTTTAGGGGTCTCTCAAAGATCAATTTCTGTAATTCAGCAATAGCCAGGTCCGAATGATGCCGAAATAAAGAGGTTCAAGCTATGctatagaataaataataccagaTGCTAAAGTTAAGCGTCTGTTAAACAAGGGCCAGCACCCAGTTTTCATACCTGCTTCAGTTTATCTCCCTTCACATACATTGTTAAATCCGTTATGAAAGGCATTCTTCcatcaacattttatttttgtgaaaagtGCTTATCACTGTTATTTTGACCAGGAGAGTCTCCAGAACTTATTGAAAGATTCGCCGAATAATAAATGTGATCTCTTCGGCTTTGCAGGGCGTTCTGATACTTTGTCACTaacatcttcatcttctttctaGCTACTCCTACTCATTCTTATACCATGTGAAATAGCCATGTCGCCCTTCTACTATAACAAGACACCTGTGCCTCTCCTTCTATCGTGTTTTAGACCAGGTCTCAACAAGGGTCCACATGACTCttcagggtccatataagattttgttgttaaaatttagctGCAACAGATTGGTTATAtctatacactcttttactcttttcttttactcttttacttgtttcagtcatttgactgcagccatgctggagcaccgcctttagtcgagctaatcaaccccaggacttattctttgtaagcctagtatttattctatcggtctctttttgccgaaccgctaagttacggggacgtaaacaaaccagcataggttgtcaatcgatggtggggggacaaacacagacacacaaacatacatacatatatatatacatatatgatgggcttctttcagtttccgtctaccaaatccactcacaaggctttggtcggcccgaggctatagtagaagacacttgcccaaagtgctacgcagtgggactgaacccagaaccatgtggttggtaagcaagctacttaccacacagccactcctgcacctatactgCACAGAATATTTGaacattcttttatacatttcctaataataattaattataaaaatataatagattttagacatcaaatggctatgagggtcccaCACCCTGctcccaagtaaaataggaatcaaacgGGTCCACAGGCAAAAATAGTTGAAGACCACTTCCTTAGACTCTcgacacctggcataaagccagttccttttcttcttcaactCCACTCAGTTGTGgagtctttttctttgttttgtgaaTTACTTGGTAATCTCACAAATGCTagcgccagaaaaaaaaaaagcattaggcATTGGTATTAGGAAGTTCCATCCAGCTGTAGGAAGCATATGAATGCAGACACTGGAGCCTGATGTAGAACTCtggctcattggatcctgtcaagtCATTCATCcgatgccagcatagaagatgggtaaagagtaaagaccctttggttatgaatgaccatgggattgcaccaaaaagttcccctctgaggaacaagtccagacaaggttgtttatagaagaccagcagttgaccatgaataccagcctcctctctccatgccaccgatgttgtctaagggaaaagcaaagaccaatacggcttggcaccagtgacatcacaactcatttctacagctgagtgaactggagcaacatgaaataaagtgtcttgctcaagaacacaacacacagcccggtccaggaatcaagcTCACCATTTCATGATTGTAAACCCAActcactaaccactgagccatatgccttcacacacacacacacacacagcaacagtCTTTCAAGACTTGCCATAATGTCACCTCCCTCTTTACTACATTCCCCACCTCAGTCAAGAACGCTTTttatttgtcttgcaagttacttgatgacctcacAAGTGCCAgtactatgaaaaaaaaacacacactacacactgTAAGGTAACTGATGCTAGGAAgaaacatccagccatagaaaattgtaccaaagcagacattggtgcTTGATTGTAGTCCTCCACTtgttggatcctatcaaactaATACAGGGGTCGCCAATCTTTTTTGACCATTGACCCCCTTTAGCCACTTCTCCTTCCACATCAACCACCCCTGTCATTTAAAATACCTTAATACCCTACCGTACCATATCTTAAATGCATTCCGGGTACTGACACTggcaattaaaatgttagctaaaatatacaggtacgacaaattaagaaattctattgaagatgacacactttttacatataaaattacgTGGACGAGTATTAAgctttcaatttttatgaaattgtttttacggttagaaaatgtgaaaaaggcatcatattgctggaatatgttttattgaaattgacAACATCAATGTGAGGGATGGGCATGGCACGGACTAAGTATTTCATCTGGGTGAGCTGGTCTTTTGCATGCCGACCCCCAGTCAACCCCTTGGCTCTCATGGACCCCCTGTAATTCCTTGCTGAACCCTAGGGGGTCCCTCGGATCCCTTTTGGCAATCCCTAGTCTAatatatgccagtatggaaaatggatatgAAAGTGCAAATCTAAGTAAAAGGTTTAGAGTTTAATCTTCCCTCAACAAAAAaatttaacagaaaacaaaagcagaaaatgtaaataaactacTGTTAAGGTGATGCTGCAGTCTGAAAACAGGTTGAAAGTACTTACCAATGCTGATGTTATTTGCCAGGGACATCATAGGGGTTTGGCATACAGgcggaggaggtggtggtggagcaaATGATGATGGAGGGACTGGAGCAGGAGGTTGTTGGGGAGGTGGAGGAGCATCTGCAAACAACTGATGAGGTCTGTCGGTGAGAGAGAGTGGATTCTGGGCAGCCAAGAGACGTtctgaaatgaaaaggaaatggtGAGAGAAAggcttcaaaaatatttttacaagaattaAGACAATCAAAATACATCAATTTTCCATCGGATTTTGTCGAGGCAGGCTTTTTCTATGggcagatgccctttctgtcaccaaccttcatctAACTCCACAAGAAAAGACGTTTCTGTAGAAGATTGTAAACAAAGAACACTGCTTGCACCACAGTGAcacttgtttttataactatcgtgtgatgtcaaagcaaggagggagacattaacacacacacgtgcgcgcacgcacacacacatgtaaacagagttagcggttatagtaaccaactaagggataaaaatatccgtatatactatcaGTATCCGTTATCTGTATTATCCCCGGGCAATGGTGTGCAGGCACTCCATACACATAGAATGCAgataacaacaggataaacaagagtttatcaggaaacaaatgcaagtaattagaaaatggagaaaaccacagattaacaaacacatcgattgggccacatttatagcttattttttaatacaaagcatcaCATAACAAAATAGGTGACGTAACATATCTTACAGCCATTACTGATCGGTTGCCAAAAgtctataaataaatgcaagaaTAAAGTTCTTTTGCCTACAGGCCCTGTAACCCCTGATGGTAAATTATTTGCTCTTAACATATTGGACATCCAGACTATTTGTCTATGCcacgttttctttccttttccttctgcCCTTTGTTTATATTCTATGCTCTTGTTTTCGCTCTGATGAAGACCCTTTGCCTTAATTCAAATGCCCCATGAAGATGAAGATctttattctcgcatttatttatagactGCATTTTGGCAACCGATCAGTAATGGCCGTGAGATATGTTACGTCACCTATTTTGTTATGtgatgctttgtattaaaaaataagctataaatgtggtccaatcaatgtgtttgttaatctgtggttttctccattttctaattatttgcatttatatatatgcatatatataaatatggcgcaggtgtggctgtgtggtaagtagcttgcttaccaaccacatggttccgggttcattcccactgcgtggcactttgggcaagtgtcttctgttatagcctcgggccgaccaaagccttgtgagtggatttggtagacggaaactgaaagaagcctgtcgtatatatgtatatgtatatatatatatatatatgtgtgtgtgtgtatgcttgtgtgtctgtgtttgtcccccccaacatcgcttgacaaccgatgctggtgtgtttacgtcccccgtaacttagcggttcggcaaaagagaccgatggaataagtactaggcttacaaagaataagtcctggggtcgattttctcgactaaaggcggtgctccagcatggccgcagtcaaatgactgaaacaattaaNNNNNNNNNNNNNNNNNNNNNNNNNNNNNNNNNNNNNNNNNNNNNNNNNNNNNNNNNNNNNNNNNNNNNNNNNNNNNNNNNNNNNNNNNNNNNNNNNNNNNNNNNNNNNNNNNNNNNNNNNNNNNNNNNNNNNNNNNNNNNNNNNNNNNNNNNNNNNNNNNNNNNNNNNNNNNNNNNNNNNNNNNNNNNNNNNNNNNNNNNNNNNNNNNNNNNNNNNNNNNNNNNNNNNNNNNNNNNNNNNNNNNNNNNNNNNNNNNNNNNNNNNNNNNNNNNNNNNNNNNNNNNNNNNNNNNNNNNNNNNNNNNNNNNNNNNNNNNNNNNNNNNNNNNNNNNNNNNNNNNNNNNNNNNNNNNNNNNNNNNNNNNNNNNNNNNNNNNNNNNNNNNNNNNNNNNNNNNNNNNNNNNNNNNNNNNNNNNNNNNNNNNNNNNNNNNNNNNNNNNNNNNNNNNNNNNNNNNNNNNNNNNNNNNNNNNNNNNNNNNNNNNNNNNNNNNNNNNNNNNNNNNNNNNNNNNNNNNNNNNNNNNNNNNNNNNNNNNNNNNNNNNNNNNNNNNNNNNNNNNNNNNNNNNNNNNNNNNNNNNNNNNNNNNNNNNNNNNNNNNNNNNNNNNNNNNNNNNNNNNNNNNNNNNNNNNNNNNNNNNNNNNNNNNNNNNNNNNNNNNNNNNNNNNNNNNNNNNNNNNNNNNNNNNNNNNNNNNNNNNNNNNNNNNNNNNNNNNNNNNNNNNNNNNNNNNNNNNNNNNNNNNNNNNNNNNNNNNNNNNNNNNNNNNNNNNNNNNNNNNNNNNNNNNNNNNNNNNNNNNNNNNNNNNNNNNNNNNNNNNNNNNNNNNNNNNNNNNNNNNNNNNNNNNNNNNNNNNNNNNNNNNNNNNNNNNNNNNNNNNNNNNNNNNNNNNNNNNNNNNNNNNNNNNNNNNNNNNNNNNNNNNNNNNNNNNNNNNNNNNNNNNNNNNNNNNNNNNNNNNNNNNNNNNNNNNNNNNNNNNNNNNNNNNNNNNNNNNNNNNNNNNNNNNNNNNNNNNNNNNNNNNNNNNNNNNNNNNNNNNNNNNNNNNNNNNNNNNNNNNNNNNNNNNNNNNNNNNNNNNNNNNNNNNNNNNNNNNNNNNNNNNNNNNNNNNNNNNNNNNNNNNNNNNNNNNNNNNNNNNNNNNNNNNNNNNNNNNNNNNNNNNNNNNNNNNNNNNNNNNNNNNNNNNNNNNNNNNNNNNNNNNNNNNNNNNNNNNNNNNNNNNNNNNNNNNNNNNNNNNNNNNNNNNNNNNNNNNNNNNNNNNNNNNNNNNNNNNNNNNNNNNNNNNNNNNNNNNNNNNNNNNNNNNNNNNNNNNNNNNNNNNNNNNNNNNNNNNNNNNNNNNNNNNNNNNNNNNNNNNNNNNNNNNNNNNNNNNNNNNNNNNNNNNNNNNNNNNNNNNNNNNNNNNNNNNNNNNNNNNNNNNNNNNNNNNNNNNNNNNNNNNNNNNNNNNNNNNNNNNNNNNNNNNNNNNNNNNNNNNNNNNNNNNNNNNNNNNNNNNNNNNNNNNNNNNNNNNNNNNNNNNNNNNNNNNNNNNNNNNNNNNNccgggggctttcccggtcttcatactcttaattgctttatctaccctggtactatcaactcggatagctggtccctctattgggtcgacataaggcaggctctctttctcccattcattctctttaccttgcgtaacccttaaaataaattacatgtcttaAGGAACCCCCgcacaaaaaatattatataccatatctttctcgttttattttcattgtagttcacatggtaaatatcatatatatgcggttgttacatttttttgataacataataggttagataggctcacaaggttttggtcagcccgaggctatagtagaagacacttgcccaaggtgccacgcagtgggactgaacccagaaccatgaggttggtaagcaagctacttaccacacagccactcctgcgcctatggtgaAATAAATTAGTATTTCAGTCAGGAAACTctaaaatgcacctgtgccagtgctgtgttAGTGTACCtgagccagtggcacataaagaggacccagcacactctgtaaagtggttggcattaggaagggcatccagctgcagaaaccttgcCACAAACGGTAATTGGAGTCTAgatgctcctgtcaaaccgtccaacccatgccagcatggaaaacagatgatgatgatgatgatgactatgtttATTAATTAGTGCCAGCCACAAGTGGTGTCTTTGCTGTCACCTTCACACCTTGGTAGATAGGTGAAATAAAAGATCCAAGAATTAGCGATTGTGTAGTTACTCGTGGCTCttaaacaatgcctcaataatatactCCCCTAACTCATTCAAACCTGGAAAACTGactgtaaaacaaacaaacaaatggatgAGTAAAATGCATCTGAAGCTGGGGTTTGTTGGAAGAGAAGGttttgataaatgtattttacTCACCTTTGGTATTTGTAAGATGACACCAAAAGCGCTGAATGTGTCGTATAATAACTTTTCATCAACTTCTGGATCCAGGTTACCGATGAAGATGTTGGCCCCAACATCAAGGTTTTTCTGATGGGCTGATGCCTGCAAATAAGCAATaccaaacaatgatgatgataataataataattgtagtagtagcagcagtagtccTTTCTTCTATAGccagaaagcctgaaattttgggggagtggggccagtcgattggatcgacctccagtacacaactggtacttaagtcattgaccccgaaaggatgaaaggcaaagttgaccttggtggaatttgaactcagaacataaggacaaacgaaatactgctaagcatttcggccggcatgctaacgattctgccagcttgccatcataataataataataataataatataataataataataataataataataataataataNNNNNNNNNNNNNNNNNNNNNNNNNNNNNNNNNNNNNNNNNNNNNNNNNNNNNNNNNNNNNNNNNNNNNNNNNNNNNNNNNNNNNNNNNNNNNNNNNNNNNNNNNNNNNNNNNNNNNNNNNNNNNNNNNNNNNNNNNNNNNNNNNNNNNNNNNNNNNNNNNNNNNNNNNNNNNNNNNNNNNNNNNNNNNNNNNNNNNNNNNNNNNNNNNNNNNNNNNNNNNNNNNNNNNNNNNNNNNNNNNNNNNNNNNNNNNNNNNNNNNNNNNNNNNNNNNNNNNNNNNNNNNNNNNNNNNNNNNNNNNNNNNNNNNNNNNNNNNNNNNNNNNNNNNNNNNNNNNNNNNNNNNNNNNNNNNNNNNNNNNNNNNNNNNNNNNNNNNNNNNNNNNNNNNNNNNNNNNNNNNNNNNNNNNNNNNNNNNNNNNNNNNNNNNNNNNNNNNNNNNNNNNNNNNNNNNNNNNNNNNNNNNNNNNNNNNNNNNNNNNNNNNNNNNNNNNNNNNNNNNNNNNNNNNNNNNNNNNNNNNNNNNNNNNNNNNNNNNNNNNNNNNNNNNNNNNNNNNNNNNNNNNNNNNNNNNNNNNNNNNNNNNNNNNNNNNNNNNNNNNNNNNNNNNNNNNNNNNNNNNNNNNNNNNNNNNNNNNNNNNNNNNNNNNNNNNNNNNNNNNNNNNNNNNNNNNNNNNNNNNNNNNNNNNatattcagcgtgacacagtgtgacaaggctgaccctttgaattacaggcacaacagaaacaggaagaaagagtgagagaaagttgtggtgaaagagtacagcagggctcaccaccatcccctgccggagccttgtggaactttaggtgttttcgctcaataaacactcacaacgccctgtctgggaatcgaaaccgcgatcctatgaccacgagtccgctgccctaaccactgggccattgcgcctccacaagaactcagaacatagcaacagacaaaataccacgaagcattttgctcaacattctaacgattctgtcagcttaccaccttaataataataagacgaaccctttctactataggcacaagacctgaaaggAGCTAGTTGattctatcgaccccagtgctgaaaaggatgaaaggcaaaattgacctcagaacataaagatggataaaatgccaaTAAGCAgcttgtctgatgtgctaatgattttgccagtccactaccttttcatattcttttctactaaaggcaaaagacctgaaattttagggaaggggctggaccattacatcaacccctgtgctcaactagAACTTGTCTTACtgactgcaaaaggatgaaagtcaaggtcaaCCTAAATGAAATCTGAACACAGACATGAATGCCACTCAGCCTCTTGTCCAGGGTGCTAATGATGGTACCAGCTTAACACCTCATGTTTTAAATTCTAATAGAGGGCCAGAAAAgacggaaggcaaagttgacctcggtggaatttcaataCAATAATAATTGCTTCGAGTTTTTGGCACACAGCCAGCGATTTTagcaggaggggactagtcaattacatcaacaccagtatgtgactggtactttattttattgacactaaaaTGATGGCAGCAAAGTTActatcagtggaatttgaactcagaatgtaaagagccacaaGAAATACCATTAATCaatttgtctggtgtgctaacgattctgccagtttgccaccttaataataataataataataataataataataataataataataatgataataataatgataataataataataatggtttcaaattttgccacaggggcagcaattttgggcaagttgattagatcgaccccagtgttcaactggtatttattttatagaccccaaaaggatgaaaggtaaagtcaacctcagcagaatttgaactcagaatgtagcaacagatgaaacactgctaagcattttgttccggcattttaataataataatatctcttcATATTGCTCatggtagcaaaattacactccCAAAGTTAGCCATCATACGATGGGTAAACACTCTACTTCTAAAATAATCACAAATTTCCACTGGTTTAGTAAAACAGTATCAACtttttacatagaaatatatcaaaatgttatttcaaacacaaggacacaacatgctaccAGGTATTGAACTCGGGGTCTTATGATTGTCAGCCAAATACACtgaccactaaaccacatgccttcGCTACAAATGGACATCGTtaacatcaaccacagtactgagtggactgggtgcttttttctcACCGTTACATTTGATTCCATTTAAACCCATTAGATCTGTTGATTCCATAATCAGCCCTTATGAAATGTGGACATGCATTCAGAGTTAATATGGGAgacgggggggggggaggttaGAGGGAAGT includes these proteins:
- the LOC106883966 gene encoding splicing factor 3B subunit 4, whose protein sequence is MPKDRVTQSHQGYGFVEFMGEEDADYAIKIMNMIKLYGKPIRVNKASAHQKNLDVGANIFIGNLDPEVDEKLLYDTFSAFGVILQIPKVSKIHLSKPSLPTNPSFRCILLIHLFVCFTVSFPGLNELGEYIIEALFKSHECILIVLILVKIFLKPFSHHFLFISERLLAAQNPLSLTDRPHQLFADAPPPPQQPPAPVPPSSFAPPPPPPPVCQTPMMSLANNISIGMPNGTIVSTATGPPPPVPPPSSLPVPPPVAGSMPPPPMPPGMPSFPPPSGAPPPGQPPSYPPPPPLTRPPPPPSEQQNSQVPPMPPPPRPPISGNAGPPAPPANIAPPPPGPLPPGMPPPPPPGMRPPPPPPGWRGPTPPRGPPPFGK